The window TGTAGGGGCCATCTTACCCCAAAGTTGTATAGGGGCCATAATCCACGTTTGAAGTTACAGCATTTTGCAAGCGTGTCAGGCCGTAAGCTGCGTTGAACCAGAAGCCGCATTAAGCCGGAAGCTATCTCAGGCTAACGGCTCCCACAGTTCGATGTCGAGGCTGCTCGCCGTCACCCGGTAGTCACCCTGCGCGGCCACGAATCCCTCGACCTTGCGCAAGAGCCCCTCGAGCCCCACCCGGTCGCTGCTGATGGCGGTGACGCCGATGGTTTCCCAGGCGTGTTCGTCCGCGCCGCCTAAGCGTGCGGCGGAAACCGCGAAGCGCACCTTCAGCCGCTCCACCAC of the Deinococcota bacterium genome contains:
- a CDS encoding DUF503 family protein, with amino-acid sequence VVERLKVRFAVSAARLGGADEHAWETIGVTAISSDRVGLEGLLRKVEGFVAAQGDYRVTASSLDIELWEPLA